The nucleotide window CAAATTCAGGCCCCAGTTAGCATATACCCGGGTGCTGAAACAAGAAAATCCCAAGAAATCCAAATTTTAAATGACCTCTCaagcggagaaggcactggcgacccactccagtactcttgcctggaaaatcccatggacggaggagcctagtaggctgcagtccatggggtcgcgaagagtcggacacgactgagcgacttcactttgacttttcactttcatgcactggagaaggaaatggcaacccactccagtgttcttgcctggagaatcccatggacagagaagcctagtgggctgcagtctacggggtcgcacagagtcggacacgactgaagcgacttagcagcagcagcaaggcttgTGATGGTCTATGCAGAGGTTAAGGACTTACTATCTGAGAGAGCATCTTGAGAATGTAAGAAAGGGTACTAAATAGAGTAtaaggaaaagataaaacagtGCTGATCCATAATCTTTTAGGCACTGGTGTTAAGAATAGCTGTCAACTTCAACAAGACAGCCCCTGAACTGTTCCTCCTCCCCCCAAAGAATAGATTTGAGgggagatttttttcttccttaagtcATGTCTTTCCACAGGCTTAAGAGGCCTATTCATCTCAATCATGGAGTCATCCTCAAAGGGTCTGCTTACCCAGGTTACTCAGTTCTGGAACCTCTTAGATGATCTGGCTGAAAGTAACCCTGAGAGCTATCAGAAGTTCATTCAACAGCAGCTCAAAGAGGGGAAAGAGCTCTGTGCTGCCCCAGAACCACAGCTCTGTCTACAAACCAGGATCCTGGTATGTAGAGTTGGTGCCCAGAGAAAGGGAAGTCCTGATTGAAATGGTCCTGGAATAACCAGACAATGGCTTACCCTTAGCTATTACTACTTCAACATAAGAACATTGAGGGAAACTGTCACTCTGAATAATGGAAAATTGAATGTAATGTGAAAGACAGTGTTGATGGAATAAGAATGGGAATTTCATATTTGACACATTTTGGAGATCCCAAAATCAGTCATTTTTCTGCtagaataaaaatcaaaagtaatgTAATTATTTAATAGAGAATAACATAGTTGgagatttttcaaataaagagAACTTATTTGGTTGGGGAGGTAACTCTGTGATGAGTTACCtttaggatatttttaaaaattttaaaaactggattttGAGACATGCAAATTTTTTGCTTTCTAGAAACcgaaagaaaaattactttttatcaaCCTATGTCAGTGGAAAAGGATCCCAGCTCCAGAATCAGCCACTCATCCAGTACCTCTAAGTATTGGCAGACCAGAAGATATATCTGAGACATCAGGTACATAGAATTATGGGAgagaaagcacattttaaaaattgggatgTGGGAATAAGCATGGGCCAGATTTTACGTGGTAAAAAGGCATTACATATTTGGTCATGGTATAGTCAATGAATAATAagggcccatggggttgcaaagagtcggacacaactgagcgactgaactgaactgaataaaggtaCTTTGTGAAAATTGAATACTAATTTCCTAATAATATGAGCtattttaattcatataaaatGCCAAGAAATTCTCTAAttggaattttatatatatagcacCATTGTGATTGTCTTTGAAGATACAGAAATAGAATTTATACTTTTCCATCTTTATCAGGATATGACTTAAAATATTACCTGACGATATCATTACTAAAACAAATTGTCTTCATTTCACACCTTCTGAATTACACACACAGATGTTTACACAGTCATCGATGTTGCCTATCATCCTGATGTTCTCCAGGCAGCAGAGAAAGACCAAGTGAAAAAAGATCAACTGATACGGATGGCCATGAGATGCATTGAGGAACAATTCCAATTTACTCTCTCAAACTGTTACTATATTACCAAATTTAGAATAAAAGGAAGCAttcaaagaatgaaacaaaatctGATGGGAATCCAAACCAATCCCGCAGActtaagagagaaaatgagaaacgGTAAGTTAATGAAATGTAATGGAAAGTGATctgatttaaaatgctttttgcTTCTGGTGTACATTTTGCAAACTAGAAGTCgcaattttaaaagatgagaaatttaagatagaaaaatataaatattagatatTAGAAATATTAGCATGTCCCAACAtagatgctggagaaggcaatggtaccccactccagtactcttgcctggaaaatcccatggacggtggagcctggtaggctgcagtccatggggtcgctaagagttggacacagctgagccacctcactttcactttcacttttcacttgcatgcgctggagaaggaaatggcaacccactcgtgttcttgcctggagaatcccagggatgggggaacctggtgggctgccatctgtggggtcacacagaatcagacactactaaagcgatttagcagcagcagcagcagcaacatagacagaggcttccctgatgactcagtggtaaaggactcgcctgccaattcaagaggcGTGGGTCagctccccaggtcaggaagatcccctggagaagaaaatggcaacccactccagtattcctgcctgggaaatcccatggacagagaagcctggcaggctacagtccatagggtctcaaaagagtcggatacaatttcgtgactaaacaacaacaacatagatgggcctagagattatcatacaaagcgAAGTAGATCAGAaggaggaagacaaataccatatgatatcgcttatgtgtggaatctaaaaaacgacacaaatgaacctatctaagAAACAGGCTCATAAAGAAAAGACTTGTGGTTgcaagggaaagagaaatgggctgggaatttgggattagcagatgcaaactattatatataggatgaataaacaacaaggtcctattgtatggcacaggaaactatattcaatatcctatgataaaccatcatggaaaagaatatgaaaaacatgTAACTGGGTCTTTTTGCTATTCCACAGATATTAAACACAACCCTGTacatcaacaatacttcaataaaattttaaaaaatattagcatGTCCTTAAAGATAAATCCTGCAAACTTTTAAACCAGATTGTCTGGTTTAAGAATCTTTTCAGATTCCCAAACCAATTTACCTGCAGTTTTGTCTGCCGTCTTGGCTAACACTACCACTGTTACAGCTCAATGCCTGATAGTATTTCATGTTGATTAATTTtgtgatttcattttccttttttcaaataaagaactAACCCTTGAAAAGATACGAAGCAGTACTGTGAGCAATTCAGATCAGTTTCCTCAACTTCTACTGCCAGAAGACCAAGTTTCAAGTAAAACAGCATGTCTGATAGAAGAGATTTCTAGTACAGAGATTAAAGTGGAGATGAAGAGACCAGCCTATGAATTAAAAATTGTGGCAGATCAGAATGAGAAACCtctgaaaattgaattaaaagttGAATTACCTGGTGTTAATTCAGTATCTCTCTGTGACCTTAGTGTTTCTGAGGTAAGCTGAATAGGTAATACTGTAAATTTCTATCAGTCAATAATCACTGTGTTATgctgcagtaaaaaaaaaaactccacaatCTCAGTGGCTTACAATAATTTGCTCAGGTTACATGTCAACTCATCCTGCTTTGCTCTGTGAGTGCTGCACATTTTAAGATACAAGGTGAAAGAACAATTTTCACTTTAGACAAGTCATTCTGATGGAAGAGGGAAATAGAAATGGTGAAACCATGCAATAGATCCTAAAACTTCCTCTCAGATATGGAATCTATTGCTTATGCTCACATTGTATTGatcaaagtaagtcagaaggcCAAGTCCTACATCAGTACGGCTGGGAAGAACATTCTTCTCACAAGCAGTCACTGGAAGTTACATAATAAGGATGCATAAATCGTCTtataaaagaaaagcaacaatCTACAGTCTACCACAGTCCACCCTCTTGGTCACAAGTATTTGCTTCTTTTCCCAAGAAAAATATCTCCAATCCCAGTATCAGACTTTGAAGTGCAAGATTTTGCCATCATAATCTGCATTAGACAAAATTTGCATGAACTGCAATGACAAGTTATCTATTTCTGTAACCCCATGCATCAAACAATGTAGAATGGAGACAGAATAACCACAATCCACAGTCTCAATTCAGAAACTGGAAAACTATAAGGCACACAGTAGTTATTGATATTCAGCAATTCTAAAATCCTGGTAGGCAGATAGTACAAGGGTCCCTTTCCTGGAGGTAGAGGATGTTCTTGCTGAGGTCCCTTGACAAGCTTCCTTGATTACCTAGCCTCCTAGTTCCATTATTTTCCATGACTTTTAGCTCCATTCTTTGGGaggttttttctctttcataatcTACCTTAGCCATGCCTGAAAAGAGCGTTGAAGACTATGCTGTCATTTGGTGCTGAGGAGCTTACTCAACCTGTTTGCTGCCCATGGAATGTTGAGGCTGAAAGGttatttctcaattttattactggttgaaaataaaaattggttCCATTTTTCATTCAAGTCTTAAAATTTATGGgctctgtatcagttcagttcagtcgctcagtcgtgtccaactctttgtgaccccatgaattgcagcacaccaggcctccttgtccatcaccaactcccggagttcactcagactcacgtccatcgagtcagtgatgccatccagccatctcatcctctgtcgtccccgtctcctcctgcccccagtatTCCCTTTCAATTCTTTATATTCCCTTGCAAATTGAGAACTTTTCTAACTTCATCTTTTTGTAGTACCTTGTTAAATGTAGCCAACAGAACCAACGCATGCAAATAACATTCTATTTTCCCATTTCTGTACCTAAAAACACAAGTTAATGAGGTAGATTGTCTTCCAAATTATTGTGCTAAGGGCGTTATCACCATAAAACATAGATCACCATCTTTCCAGTCTCCAGCAAGTTTTCTTGCTGCTTGCTGGTCAGCCGTGAAGTCAATGCCACATAATTTATAATGGCAGCATCCATCTTCTGGTACTGTTATCAATTCACTTTTAATgcactgaacaaccaccacctcaGAATCTCAGGGATTTACAATACCTTTACTGCTCATAAGTGGACCCTCTTCTTATGGAAAAGGAGTGAATAACTGGGAACAATAAACCCATAACAAATTCTAACCAGGAAATActtttctattttcatcttttaaaatcgctctttattttttttaggatgaTATATTGATCGAGGTCTCTGAAAAGTACAGATTATATCTAAACCTTCCAGAATCTGTGGATACTGAAATGACTACAGCAAAATTTATCAAAGAGAAAGCCACTTTAATTGTCACGATACCATTGGTGTAAGTTAAAAGCATCAAGTATTTGGAGTTTTTTGTGAAAGTCATGTGAATTAGAGGGCCTCCATTATCTGTGAAGAGGTTTAtcttaaaaacttttaagtttcattttctaGGAGTTTCTTTTGATGGAATGAGATTTTCTCAtcagctgctttttaaaattctttctcctCAAGTAAACTTGGCATTAAGCAGAAACTACCAAAAACAGTACTGCCGTGATATACTTGTTTTGAAGATATTTGTAATGGCCTCAAGTAACTTAAATACCATTTGGGAAAAGTCTGTCTCCAGGTATTATAATATGTAAGAATTCTTTGTTTACTAGTTGAAAACATTTTTGTCTCTAGTAAATTCTTGCATCAGGAATAAATACCAGACTGTGCAAGAAGTTTTTTACTACCAAGATGTACCTTAGCAGTGA belongs to Bos indicus x Bos taurus breed Angus x Brahman F1 hybrid chromosome 15, Bos_hybrid_MaternalHap_v2.0, whole genome shotgun sequence and includes:
- the PIH1D2 gene encoding PIH1 domain-containing protein 2; translation: MESSSKGLLTQVTQFWNLLDDLAESNPESYQKFIQQQLKEGKELCAAPEPQLCLQTRILKPKEKLLFINLCQWKRIPAPESATHPVPLSIGRPEDISETSDVYTVIDVAYHPDVLQAAEKDQVKKDQLIRMAMRCIEEQFQFTLSNCYYITKFRIKGSIQRMKQNLMGIQTNPADLREKMRNELTLEKIRSSTVSNSDQFPQLLLPEDQVSSKTACLIEEISSTEIKVEMKRPAYELKIVADQNEKPLKIELKVELPGVNSVSLCDLSVSEDDILIEVSEKYRLYLNLPESVDTEMTTAKFIKEKATLIVTIPLV